One genomic segment of Methanothermococcus okinawensis IH1 includes these proteins:
- a CDS encoding 50S ribosomal protein L31e — translation MENEMIYTIPLRDITNKSKATKRAPRAVRKVREFLKRHTKSEIVKLDNSINEKIWERSLNKIPARIRVKVVKEEGVAKATLVE, via the coding sequence ATGGAAAACGAAATGATATATACTATACCATTGAGAGACATAACAAATAAATCAAAAGCTACAAAGAGAGCTCCAAGAGCAGTAAGAAAAGTTAGAGAATTTTTAAAAAGGCATACAAAATCAGAAATCGTAAAATTAGACAATTCCATCAACGAAAAAATCTGGGAAAGGAGTTTAAATAAAATCCCTGCAAGAATAAGAGTTAAAGTTGTTAAAGAAGAAGGTGTAGCAAAAGCTACATTGGTAGAATAA
- the rpl18a gene encoding 50S ribosomal protein L18Ae: MAKIFKITGRILGKDEPMVFTKECRALKEEDALEYIYSDIGSKHNVKRTLIKIEEIKEISEDEVTDPILQKIVAM; encoded by the coding sequence ATGGCTAAAATATTTAAAATAACAGGAAGAATATTAGGAAAAGATGAACCTATGGTATTCACAAAAGAATGCAGAGCTCTAAAAGAAGAAGATGCTTTGGAATATATATATTCAGATATTGGAAGTAAACATAATGTAAAAAGAACATTGATAAAAATTGAAGAAATTAAAGAAATATCCGAGGATGAAGTTACAGACCCTATTCTGCAAAAAATAGTAGCAATGTAA
- a CDS encoding nucleoside recognition domain-containing protein has product MNILHYLIQILFLSSVGIIIAGIIEETNIFFIIKKITKPLCLISNLPEECVLSLLGNFINPTVGKSMLAKYYKENKINSKETIITTIISPLPTILGESIFRIILPLAVAILGVKLGVIYVSIIVISGFLQALIGILYANLFFERKAVKINNNDDNYNSKTDIKLHLTVNDIINGFKKSLKILKKIIPMIIIFTFLMDILIKLGLMDVIGYIFTPIFKIFNLPGDAITVLIANIIHSSAGYATVDMLIKNGILNEKQALLTLLIGNIITTTMLYLKYTFGNYIALFGKFGIKLTIINYSVSLIIKILLIACVMLLMF; this is encoded by the coding sequence TTGAATATATTACATTATTTAATCCAAATATTATTTTTATCATCAGTTGGGATTATTATTGCAGGAATTATTGAAGAAACTAATATATTTTTTATAATTAAGAAAATAACAAAACCATTATGTTTAATTTCAAATTTACCTGAGGAGTGCGTATTATCCTTATTGGGGAATTTTATAAATCCAACTGTTGGAAAATCTATGCTTGCTAAATATTACAAAGAAAATAAAATAAATAGCAAAGAAACCATAATTACAACGATAATAAGTCCATTACCTACAATTTTAGGAGAAAGTATTTTTAGGATTATATTACCTTTGGCTGTTGCTATTTTGGGTGTTAAATTGGGAGTTATATATGTATCTATTATAGTTATTTCAGGATTTTTGCAGGCTTTAATTGGAATATTATATGCAAACCTATTTTTTGAGAGAAAAGCAGTAAAAATAAATAATAATGATGATAATTATAACAGTAAAACCGACATAAAATTACATTTAACAGTAAATGATATAATTAATGGTTTTAAGAAATCATTAAAAATCTTAAAAAAAATTATTCCAATGATTATAATATTTACCTTTTTAATGGATATTTTAATAAAACTTGGTTTGATGGATGTAATTGGTTATATTTTTACTCCAATATTCAAAATTTTTAACTTGCCCGGAGATGCAATAACTGTATTGATTGCAAATATTATCCATTCCTCTGCTGGATATGCTACTGTGGATATGTTAATAAAAAACGGGATTTTAAATGAAAAACAGGCATTGCTGACATTATTGATTGGAAATATTATAACAACAACTATGTTATATTTAAAATACACATTTGGTAATTATATTGCTTTATTTGGTAAATTTGGCATAAAATTAACTATAATTAATTATAGTGTATCGTTAATCATAAAAATTTTATTGATAGCATGTGTAATGCTATTAATGTTTTAA
- a CDS encoding class I SAM-dependent methyltransferase: MVNNVKKEVKTYWDFRSQSYDDSPGHSGFVDIWRTVLSETFKGKMKILDVGCGTGFLSLILAELGHEVVGIDLSEGMLSKAEKKAGDLGLNIDFIIGDAENLPFDDGSFDIVVERHILWTLPNPDKAIKEWSRVIKNEGKLILIESEKKEENVGSHHYNEEIAKELPFSNGIDLEKFKEIANKCSLTFKVETLNCEKINLMIICE, translated from the coding sequence ATGGTAAATAATGTAAAAAAGGAAGTTAAGACCTATTGGGATTTTAGAAGCCAGTCTTATGATGATTCTCCCGGTCATTCTGGTTTTGTAGATATTTGGAGGACTGTTTTGTCTGAAACTTTTAAAGGGAAAATGAAGATTCTTGATGTAGGATGCGGAACAGGTTTTTTATCATTAATTTTAGCTGAGCTCGGACATGAAGTCGTAGGTATTGATTTATCTGAGGGTATGCTCAGTAAAGCAGAAAAGAAAGCGGGGGATTTAGGATTAAATATTGATTTTATAATAGGTGACGCTGAAAATCTGCCTTTTGATGATGGTTCTTTTGATATTGTTGTGGAGAGACATATATTATGGACACTTCCAAATCCAGATAAGGCAATTAAAGAGTGGTCAAGGGTTATAAAAAATGAGGGTAAATTAATATTGATTGAAAGTGAAAAGAAAGAAGAAAATGTTGGTAGTCATCACTATAATGAAGAGATTGCAAAGGAGCTCCCTTTTTCAAACGGCATAGATTTGGAAAAATTCAAAGAGATAGCAAATAAATGCAGTTTAACATTTAAAGTAGAAACTTTAAACTGCGAAAAAATAAATTTAATGATTATTTGTGAATAA
- the thiC gene encoding phosphomethylpyrimidine synthase: MTQMTDAKNNIITKEMEIVAKEEKINPEKLRKLIAKGYVVIPKNIHRNTKPIGIGDNLRTKVNVNIGTSPDCVDIDMEIRKTKIANKYGAHAIMDLSTGGNLPEIRKAIMENTNLPIGTVPIYEIGIESRKKYGRVIDMDEDIIFNVIERQAKEGVDFMTLHCGITKNSVESLKKDKRIMGVVSRGGAFLTAYIMYHNKENPLYEQFDYLLEILKEHDVTLSLGDGMRPGCLCDNTDRPQIHELIILGELVDRCREAGVQVMVEGPGHVPLNNIETNMKIQKSICKNAPFYVLGPIVTDMAPGYDHITAAIGGALAAYSGANFLCYVTPAEHIRLMDENDVKEGLIASKIAAQAADVAKGNPLAWSMEKEMAIARKNHNWEKQFELAIDKEKPKKMREELPSADEKACSVCGEFCALLMVEELGKR; this comes from the coding sequence ATGACTCAAATGACAGATGCTAAAAACAACATAATTACAAAAGAAATGGAGATTGTAGCAAAGGAAGAAAAAATAAATCCCGAAAAACTAAGAAAATTAATAGCAAAGGGATATGTTGTAATACCCAAAAATATCCACAGAAACACTAAACCCATAGGAATTGGAGATAACCTAAGAACAAAGGTAAATGTGAATATCGGAACCTCTCCCGACTGTGTAGATATCGATATGGAAATAAGAAAAACAAAAATAGCAAATAAATACGGAGCTCATGCTATTATGGATTTAAGCACTGGGGGAAATTTACCAGAAATAAGAAAGGCAATAATGGAAAATACAAATTTACCGATAGGAACGGTTCCAATATATGAAATAGGTATAGAATCAAGGAAAAAATACGGTAGAGTAATTGATATGGATGAGGATATCATATTTAATGTAATAGAGAGGCAGGCAAAGGAAGGCGTAGATTTTATGACACTTCACTGCGGAATTACAAAAAACAGTGTAGAATCCTTAAAAAAGGATAAAAGAATAATGGGAGTTGTTAGTCGAGGAGGAGCATTTTTAACGGCATATATTATGTATCATAACAAAGAAAATCCCCTTTATGAGCAGTTCGACTATCTCCTTGAAATATTAAAGGAACATGATGTAACCCTAAGTTTAGGGGATGGAATGAGACCTGGATGTCTATGTGATAATACGGATAGACCTCAAATACATGAGCTCATAATACTTGGTGAGCTCGTGGATAGGTGTAGGGAAGCTGGAGTTCAGGTAATGGTTGAAGGTCCTGGGCATGTTCCGCTGAATAATATTGAAACCAATATGAAAATACAAAAATCAATATGCAAAAATGCTCCATTTTATGTATTGGGACCTATTGTAACTGATATGGCACCAGGATATGACCACATTACAGCTGCCATTGGAGGAGCTCTGGCTGCATACAGTGGGGCAAATTTCTTATGTTATGTTACACCGGCTGAGCATATTAGATTAATGGATGAAAATGATGTGAAAGAAGGGTTAATAGCTTCAAAAATAGCAGCTCAGGCTGCCGATGTTGCAAAAGGAAATCCCTTAGCATGGAGCATGGAAAAAGAAATGGCTATTGCAAGGAAAAATCATAACTGGGAAAAACAGTTTGAATTGGCTATCGATAAAGAAAAACCTAAAAAAATGAGGGAGGAATTGCCTTCTGCTGATGAAAAGGCATGTAGTGTTTGCGGTGAATTTTGTGCATTGCTGATGGTGGAGGAGCTCGGAAAAAGATAA
- the purE gene encoding 5-(carboxyamino)imidazole ribonucleotide mutase, which yields MICIIMGSESDLKIAEKGVNILKEFGVDFEVRVASAHRTPELVEDIVKNSDAKIFITIAGLAAHLPGVVAALTTKPVIAVPVESKLDGIDALLSCVQMPPGIPTATVGIDRGDNAAILAIEMLAISNEELSKKLDEFREKQRKKVIKSDETVRNLFS from the coding sequence ATGATATGTATAATTATGGGAAGCGAAAGCGATTTAAAAATTGCTGAAAAAGGAGTAAATATTTTAAAAGAATTTGGTGTAGATTTCGAAGTAAGAGTAGCTTCTGCTCATAGAACACCTGAGCTCGTAGAGGATATTGTAAAAAACAGTGATGCAAAAATATTTATAACAATTGCAGGACTTGCGGCGCATCTTCCAGGTGTTGTGGCAGCATTAACAACAAAACCCGTAATAGCTGTTCCTGTTGAAAGCAAACTTGATGGAATAGATGCTCTTTTAAGTTGTGTTCAGATGCCCCCAGGAATACCCACTGCAACAGTAGGAATCGATAGAGGAGATAATGCGGCAATTTTGGCTATTGAGATGCTTGCCATATCAAATGAAGAACTGTCAAAAAAATTAGATGAATTCAGAGAAAAACAGAGAAAAAAGGTTATAAAATCAGATGAAACCGTTAGAAATTTATTTTCCTGA
- a CDS encoding transposase translates to MQFHIEQPYIGGKKSLDKELKELTSLLGDTYLCLNDSKWLVMDSTPIIDEEDEDSEVGYNSKGRFVGFKLHLSCDEHLVPLRAEFTKANIHDVTVSESLLSPVKYGSADSAYDCKNLKLTAWQVHGVMLGTGQSKKIR, encoded by the coding sequence ATGCAGTTCCACATAGAACAACCATATATAGGTGGAAAAAAATCGTTAGACAAAGAATTAAAGGAACTAACTTCCTTATTGGGTGATACTTACTTATGTTTGAATGATTCTAAATGGCTTGTAATGGATTCTACGCCTATAATCGATGAGGAAGATGAGGATAGTGAGGTAGGATATAATAGCAAGGGAAGGTTTGTAGGATTTAAATTACACTTATCCTGTGATGAACACTTAGTGCCATTAAGGGCAGAATTTACTAAAGCCAATATTCATGATGTAACTGTTTCTGAAAGTTTATTATCTCCTGTAAAATATGGTAGTGCAGATTCTGCCTATGATTGTAAGAATTTAAAACTAACAGCATGGCAAGTTCATGGTGTTATGTTAGGAACTGGACAATCCAAGAAGATTAGGTAA
- a CDS encoding transposase — protein MNPVEIVITSIDKYLTDKIKQPNRRGPNGYELVLKLRLLVYGVLKGLHYTRELWRHLKKNPDISKELGFDAVPHRTTIYRWKKIVRQRIKGTNFLIG, from the coding sequence ATGAATCCTGTTGAAATAGTTATTACTTCAATAGATAAATACCTTACTGATAAAATCAAGCAACCAAATCGTAGAGGACCTAATGGTTATGAGTTAGTACTTAAGTTGAGATTGTTAGTTTATGGAGTTTTAAAAGGATTACATTACACTAGGGAGTTATGGAGACATTTAAAGAAGAATCCTGACATTTCAAAGGAGTTGGGCTTTGATGCAGTTCCACATAGAACAACCATATATAGGTGGAAAAAAATCGTTAGACAAAGAATTAAAGGAACTAACTTCCTTATTGGGTGA
- a CDS encoding class III signal peptide-containing protein — protein MKLLSKRAQLSLEFSMLILSIIVMSTFSIYYFLHNTFNEKERTMDKIDIGAKTAVSLVNSNYNGTYTRYPLIYLGMKYDNSKTNVTIYIINRSPVNSYTNNFIINYIINTQHINNSKYNISISYQ, from the coding sequence ATGAAATTGTTATCTAAGAGAGCTCAGCTATCTTTGGAATTCTCCATGTTAATTTTATCAATAATTGTAATGTCCACTTTCTCGATTTATTATTTTCTACATAATACATTTAATGAAAAAGAAAGAACAATGGATAAAATAGATATAGGTGCCAAAACTGCTGTTTCACTTGTAAATTCTAATTATAATGGAACTTATACTCGTTATCCATTAATATACTTAGGTATGAAATACGATAATAGTAAAACTAATGTTACAATATATATTATAAATCGAAGTCCTGTAAATAGTTATACAAATAATTTTATTATTAATTATATTATCAATACCCAACATATAAATAATTCAAAATACAATATATCGATATCATATCAATAA
- a CDS encoding DUF1894 domain-containing protein, protein MACIDNYNYEILLKGSFRECAEYIKNNYKNIRDLNAGEEVIEGVMLIGKPPIPIAYEGDYIIFPYTKPCYGSFVLKVPLKEYLKSEKKKYKDMNKDKKDDKSILSKLKFW, encoded by the coding sequence ATGGCATGTATTGATAACTATAATTATGAGATATTATTAAAAGGTTCATTTAGGGAATGTGCAGAATATATTAAAAATAATTATAAGAATATAAGAGATTTAAATGCAGGAGAGGAAGTTATAGAGGGTGTTATGTTAATCGGCAAACCACCAATTCCAATAGCTTATGAGGGGGATTATATCATATTTCCATATACAAAACCCTGCTATGGAAGTTTTGTTTTAAAGGTGCCTTTAAAAGAATATTTAAAAAGTGAAAAAAAGAAATATAAAGATATGAATAAAGATAAAAAAGATGATAAAAGCATATTATCTAAATTAAAATTTTGGTAA
- a CDS encoding DUF1890 domain-containing protein: MKIMIILGCPEPPVLIPSFIYFLNLLKNSGHEVFVSANPAALKLIETADPEKYYLKGVGFQNIDEGLKNKFDVDIIIGFAHNDAAVNYIITYKTVYNSKTMALVFGKNINEEFVKTLEEENIKTFTARAFHNPTPVIVQLKRLKDCI; this comes from the coding sequence TTGAAGATAATGATTATTTTAGGATGTCCAGAACCTCCTGTGTTGATACCTTCTTTTATATATTTTTTAAATCTGCTAAAAAACAGTGGTCATGAGGTATTTGTTTCAGCCAATCCTGCGGCATTAAAATTGATTGAAACTGCTGACCCTGAAAAATATTATTTAAAAGGAGTAGGATTTCAAAATATAGATGAAGGATTAAAAAACAAGTTTGATGTTGATATAATTATAGGTTTTGCACATAATGATGCTGCTGTTAATTATATTATTACATATAAAACAGTCTATAATTCAAAAACTATGGCATTGGTATTTGGTAAAAACATAAACGAAGAATTTGTAAAAACCTTGGAAGAAGAAAATATTAAAACATTTACCGCCAGGGCATTCCATAATCCAACACCCGTTATTGTGCAGTTAAAAAGATTAAAAGACTGCATATAA
- the minD gene encoding cell division ATPase MinD encodes MIITVASGKGGVGKTTTSANLGVALSKIGKKTLIVDGDISMANLGLIFNLEKKKPSLHDVLSGECDVREAIYKHKTGAHILPTSLSIEGYKKSDLDLFPEVISDIADDYDYVIIDAPAGLNRDMAIHLAIADKVLVILTPELFSIADGIKIKQSSEMAGTSILGAVLNKTGRDFGEMGVDEIEMIVNEKVISTIPEDENIRNATLKRMTVIEYSPKSPSSKAYMELALKIVGSYVDINKIEEVYNEGFIDKVKRIFLRFKK; translated from the coding sequence ATGATTATTACCGTAGCCTCTGGAAAGGGTGGCGTAGGAAAAACTACAACTTCTGCAAACTTAGGGGTTGCACTGTCAAAAATTGGAAAAAAGACCCTCATTGTAGATGGGGATATTTCAATGGCTAATTTAGGTTTAATATTTAATTTAGAAAAAAAGAAACCTTCATTACATGATGTTCTTTCGGGAGAATGTGATGTAAGAGAGGCAATATATAAACATAAAACCGGAGCTCACATACTACCCACAAGTTTATCGATAGAGGGCTATAAAAAATCTGACTTGGATTTATTTCCCGAAGTTATATCAGATATTGCCGATGACTACGATTATGTAATTATAGATGCACCAGCTGGGCTAAATAGAGATATGGCTATACATTTGGCAATAGCAGATAAGGTTTTAGTGATACTAACACCGGAGCTCTTTTCAATAGCCGATGGAATTAAAATAAAACAAAGTAGTGAAATGGCTGGAACTTCAATATTGGGTGCTGTTTTAAATAAAACTGGGAGGGATTTTGGAGAAATGGGAGTAGATGAAATTGAAATGATTGTTAATGAAAAAGTAATCAGCACCATACCTGAGGATGAGAATATAAGAAACGCCACATTAAAGAGGATGACTGTAATTGAGTATTCTCCAAAATCTCCTTCATCAAAGGCATATATGGAACTTGCACTTAAAATTGTTGGTTCTTATGTGGATATAAATAAAATTGAAGAAGTTTATAATGAGGGCTTCATTGATAAGGTAAAAAGAATTTTTTTAAGATTTAAAAAATAA
- a CDS encoding Era-like GTP-binding protein produces the protein MINNAPSYNKEFKVVLIGPENCGKSALLNAIFGKYISNVSEVGGTTKKPVKKFWGKLKYGKSKKEPKIANISFVDLGGLYVGEKKSPIMVGKILEETYKEIEKADIIIHVIDGEKGLSKSFEKLHHLLKYRYQKPIIVVINKCDLLDNDKRKYLKSHIENRLENKVIFTSTITYEGITNLIDAIIQFLKK, from the coding sequence ATGATTAATAACGCACCATCATATAATAAAGAATTTAAAGTAGTTTTGATAGGTCCAGAGAATTGTGGAAAATCGGCACTGTTGAATGCTATTTTTGGAAAATATATTTCTAATGTTTCGGAAGTTGGAGGAACTACGAAGAAACCTGTAAAAAAGTTTTGGGGAAAGTTAAAATATGGTAAATCGAAAAAGGAGCCGAAGATTGCAAACATATCATTTGTAGATTTAGGTGGGCTCTATGTAGGCGAGAAAAAATCTCCAATAATGGTTGGAAAAATTCTTGAAGAGACATATAAAGAGATAGAAAAGGCAGATATAATTATCCATGTTATTGATGGAGAAAAAGGCCTATCAAAAAGTTTTGAAAAACTCCATCACTTACTTAAATATCGATATCAAAAGCCCATCATAGTAGTTATTAATAAATGTGACCTACTTGATAACGATAAACGGAAGTATTTAAAAAGTCATATTGAAAATAGGTTGGAAAATAAAGTTATATTTACATCAACAATAACATACGAAGGTATAACAAATTTAATTGATGCAATTATACAATTCTTAAAAAAGTAA
- a CDS encoding cell division protein SepF produces MVLKSIKKMFGGTDENQLKSAPVSLDDYVEVPVKVHDDSNIVKIKVCELDDYRDATDIAVMVEAGYIVIANTIDLDREMDEEYAKLLKYLKDKLLDSNGTIIRLCDNKIMAIPNNVIIEKLVKEPETEKSEPEPTSNE; encoded by the coding sequence ATGGTGCTTAAATCTATAAAAAAAATGTTTGGTGGGACTGATGAAAATCAGTTAAAATCTGCTCCTGTATCATTGGATGACTATGTTGAGGTTCCAGTTAAAGTTCATGATGATAGCAATATTGTAAAAATAAAAGTTTGCGAGCTCGATGATTATAGGGATGCAACAGATATAGCTGTAATGGTTGAAGCAGGATATATTGTTATTGCAAATACCATAGATTTAGATAGAGAAATGGACGAGGAATATGCAAAATTACTAAAATATTTGAAGGATAAACTTTTAGATAGTAATGGAACAATAATAAGATTATGTGATAACAAAATAATGGCAATTCCCAACAATGTGATAATTGAAAAATTAGTTAAAGAACCAGAAACAGAAAAATCAGAACCAGAACCAACATCAAATGAATAA
- a CDS encoding methanogenesis marker 8 protein has product MEDIHIMEALGRAQVVVKNGKVIEVGEPLIKYCPLFVKYRKISELNKETIKKNIEFRIKDFGLFTENRIVESKECVVEFGTSEIFMTALKNKLLDVVVIVSDCAGTVITNNPYLVQGLCGRISGIIKTTPIPKVIEKIENANGVVLNKDNAEINQIEGVKKALELGYKKIGVSVSNLEDAKKIKELEKTYTNNSKSIKIVTFGVHTTGYNKLDVEKYLKYLDLITCCASKGVLEAVKGHVKVQVGKSIPIFALTQEGRELILERMKELERPIFIIPCDKLPNINGDFYI; this is encoded by the coding sequence ATGGAAGACATACATATAATGGAAGCTCTTGGAAGAGCTCAGGTGGTTGTGAAAAATGGAAAAGTCATTGAGGTAGGCGAGCCTTTGATAAAATATTGTCCATTATTTGTAAAATATAGAAAAATATCTGAATTAAATAAAGAAACCATTAAAAAGAATATAGAATTTAGAATAAAAGATTTTGGATTATTTACAGAAAATAGGATAGTTGAATCCAAAGAATGTGTAGTGGAATTTGGAACATCTGAAATATTTATGACTGCATTAAAAAATAAATTACTTGATGTCGTGGTAATTGTTAGCGACTGTGCCGGAACAGTAATAACAAATAATCCATATTTAGTTCAGGGGTTATGTGGGCGAATATCGGGAATAATAAAAACTACGCCTATTCCAAAAGTTATCGAGAAAATAGAAAATGCCAATGGTGTTGTATTAAATAAAGATAATGCCGAAATAAACCAGATAGAAGGTGTTAAAAAGGCATTGGAATTAGGTTATAAAAAAATTGGAGTAAGCGTAAGTAATTTAGAAGATGCTAAAAAAATTAAAGAATTGGAAAAAACTTATACCAATAACTCTAAATCTATAAAAATTGTAACGTTTGGAGTCCATACAACAGGTTATAATAAATTGGATGTTGAAAAATATTTGAAATATTTAGATTTAATTACATGTTGTGCGTCAAAAGGTGTTTTAGAAGCAGTAAAAGGGCATGTTAAGGTGCAGGTGGGAAAATCTATTCCAATATTTGCACTTACTCAGGAAGGAAGGGAATTAATACTGGAAAGGATGAAGGAATTAGAAAGACCAATATTTATTATACCCTGTGATAAATTACCAAATATTAACGGTGATTTTTATATATAA
- a CDS encoding N-glycosylase/DNA lyase gives MDDINNINILKTILKGLGIKSAKIIEENVDLQYRYLENLQKTLNNDELFLKLVILNAIVSYQLSTTGEKWWKEFSEYPWNNILNNNNNNDNRNINNNLFKEYILFLSNSKGNKRLNNVKIKRINKITPFLKDLSISDLENYYHNMNKFRDDIAKELNTKKSSKTVVFTIKMFGYASRMVFKKFIPYPFEIEIPKDSRIEKYTKRFANNGDVITFWNNISSEVGIPPLHIDSILWSALGNSKDVKIHLKSLDNKLYNMIETLIHL, from the coding sequence ATGGACGATATAAATAATATTAATATTTTAAAAACAATATTAAAAGGATTAGGCATAAAATCTGCAAAAATAATTGAGGAAAATGTAGATTTACAATATCGCTATTTAGAAAATCTTCAAAAAACCTTAAATAATGATGAATTATTTTTAAAACTGGTAATACTCAATGCTATTGTATCCTATCAGCTCTCAACCACAGGTGAAAAGTGGTGGAAGGAATTTTCAGAATACCCTTGGAATAATATTTTAAACAATAATAATAACAATGATAACAGAAACATTAATAATAACTTATTTAAGGAATATATATTATTTTTATCCAATTCAAAAGGAAATAAGCGCCTTAATAATGTAAAGATAAAGAGAATTAATAAAATAACACCATTTTTAAAGGATTTATCTATTTCAGATTTGGAAAATTATTATCATAATATGAATAAATTTAGAGATGATATTGCAAAGGAATTAAACACGAAAAAATCATCAAAAACTGTTGTATTTACCATTAAAATGTTTGGATATGCTTCAAGAATGGTTTTTAAAAAGTTTATCCCTTATCCTTTTGAGATTGAAATACCAAAGGATAGTAGAATAGAAAAATACACAAAAAGATTTGCCAATAATGGTGATGTTATAACATTTTGGAACAATATCTCATCAGAGGTGGGAATACCTCCCCTCCATATCGATTCAATACTATGGTCGGCACTCGGAAATTCAAAAGATGTTAAGATTCACCTAAAATCGCTTGATAATAAACTATATAACATGATAGAAACATTAATACATTTGTAG